From Etheostoma spectabile isolate EspeVRDwgs_2016 chromosome 8, UIUC_Espe_1.0, whole genome shotgun sequence, a single genomic window includes:
- the bida gene encoding BH3 interacting domain death agonist, whose translation MDNLGNLTSGQNAAALVMLAFLQADCRTSEYGKELLSLGKDLNLTRDINFNGPEKDSLEDGDIETDGHLPVSITAALDDIQPSVELQWPRNRAEAADLQQIAYGLREIADQLEHNVVAQATQNLSRNLNNSPPEQWKDYLTREVRRVMSQGVGLEHLPQERVMMALTLTLVKSVCEQAPWLLRNLFHTALQYINAARAR comes from the exons ATGGATAACCTGGGGAATCTGACCAGTGGGCAAAACGCCGCCGCCCTGGTCATGTTGGCCTTCCTTCAAGCTGACTGCAGAACTTCAGAATACGGGAAGGAGCTTCTCTCCCTGGGCAAGGATTTAAATCTTACCCGAGACATCAACTTCAATGGTCCCGAAAAAGACTCATTGGAAGACGGAGACATTGAAACGGACGGTCACCTGCCTGTTAGCATCACTGCTGCTCTGGATGATATTCAGCCTTCAGTGGAACTGCAGTGGCCGA GGAACCGCGCAGAGGCAGCAGACCTCCAGCAGATAGCATACGGGCTGAGAGAAATTGCAGACCAGCTCGAACACAACGTTGTTGCTCAGGCTACCCAGAACCTAAGCAGGAACCTAAACAACTCCCCCCCTGAA CAGTGGAAAGATTACCTTACCCGGGAGGTGAGGAGGGTGATGAGTCAGGGCGTGGGTCTGGAGCATCTACCTCAGGAGCGAGTCATGATGGCCCTCACGCTCACCCTGGTGAAGAGTGTGTGCGAGCAGGCCCCCTGGCTGCTGAGGAACCTCTTCCACACCGCGCTGCAGTACATCAACGCTGCAAGGGCCAGGTGA
- the wee2 gene encoding wee1-like protein kinase 2 isoform X1 — protein sequence MRRVTQVPGMAALFDEISQQLDFSSCGEEGSSSDNSSDDCTSSIRSPRIHSPSSACRTPRVQRHRSRNSTLSPLQCTSPIPYASWRKLRLCDSPSTPKSLLSKSSQPSSSSKIGGLQRTLRFASAAPNLIQAPFVNVNPFTPDTVRRNSEQQWRNHCRSEDNYGRRLKHSLTSSEEDDEAFLPPKRRAVQAFMLSRYESEFLELECIGVGEFGAVYKCVKRLDGCLYAIKRSRRPLAGSANEQLALKEVYAHAVLGHHPHVVRYYSAWAEDDHMIIQNEYCDGGSLSDVIVKKTVQGELFSEAELKDLLLQVSMGLKYIHSSGLVHLDIKPSNIFICQRPSTSAAGEGESEEEDDRSTSAGVIYKIGDLGHVTSTNSPQVEEGDSRFLASEVLQEDYRHLPKADIFALGLTILLAAGAPPLPQNGDEWHSLREGQLPKLPKELSPPFRGLLQLMLDPDLMKRPSARELCKHTVLREERTGRVAAQLQRELNVEKFRTAMLEKELQEARQAALSPKQNLPFWLKLPIKMGSLPKTGRLVGRKTERSMSFGCLGYGV from the exons ATGCGACGTGTTA CTCAGGTCCCAGGCATGGCGGCGTTGTTTGACGAGATCAGCCAGCAGCTGGACTTCTCTAGCTGTGGAGAGGAGGGGAGCAGCAGTGACAACAGCTCTGATGACTGCACCTCCAGCATCCGAAGTCCCAGGATCCACAGTCCCAGCTCTGCGTGCAGGACGCCCAGGGTGCAACGCCACCGCAGCAGAAACAGCACCTTATCCCCTTTACAGTGCACCAGCCCCATACCTTACGCTTCCTGGAGGAAACTGAGGCTCTGTGACTCTCCCAGCACACCCAAG AGCCTATTATCAAAGTCGTCCCAACCTTCCTCCAGCAGTAAGATAGGCGGCCTTCAGAGGACCCTGCGTTTCGCCTCAGCCGCTCCTAACCTCATCCAGGCACCTTTTGTCAATGTGAATCCTTTCACCCCTGACACAGTCCGCAGGAACAGCGAGCAGCAGTGGAGGAACCATTGTAGAAGTGAGGATAATTATGGGCGCAG GTTGAAACACAGCCTAACGTCATCTGAGGAGGATGATGAAGCTTTTCTCCCACCAAAG AGGCGAGCTGTCCAAGCCTTCATGCTGTCACGCTATGAGAGTGAGTTCCTGGAGCTGGAGTGCATCGGCGTAGGCGAGTTTGGTGCCGTTTACAAGTGTGTGAAGAGGCTGGATGGTTGCTTGTACGCCATAAAACGCTCTCGCCGACCCCTGGCAGGCTCTGCCAACGA GCAGCTGGCCCTAAAAGAAGTGTATGCGCATGCTGTTCTTGGGCACCACCCACATGTCGTACGCTATTATTCAGCATGGGCAGAGGATGATCACATGATTATTCAGAATGAATACTGTGATG GTGGGAGTCTCAGTGATGTGATTGTGAAGAAGACAGTGCAGGGTGAGCTGTTTTCAGAGGCAGAGTTGAAAGATTTGCTCTTACAAGTGTCTATGGGGCTAAAGTACATCCACAGCTCAGGCCTCGTCCACCTGGACATCAAACCAA GCAATATATTCATTTGCCAGCGTCCCAGCACAAGTGCAGCAGGAGAAGGGGAGAGCGAGGAGGAAGATGACCGGAGCACATCAGCAGGAGTCATATACAAAATTG GGGATCTGGGTCATGTGACCTCAACCAACAGTCCTCAAGTTGAGGAAGGGGACAGCCGCTTTCTGGCCAGTGAGGTCCTGCAAGAG GATTACAGGCACCTGCCCAAGGCAGACATCTTTGCTCTGGGCCTCACCATTCTGCTGGCAGCCGGTGCTCCTCCACTGCCTCAAAATGGAGATGAGTGGCACAGCCTTAGAGAGGGGCAGCTCCCCAAACTGCCAAAGGAGCTGTCGCCTCCCTTCAGAGGCCTACTTCAG TTGATGCTGGATCCAGACCTGATGAAGCGGCCATCTGCCAGGGAGCTTTGCAAGCACACGGTCTTGAGGGAGGAGAGGACTGGGAGGGTGGCCGCTCAGCTACAAAGAGAGCTCAATGTAGAGAAGTTCAGGACAGCCATGCTTGAAAA AGAGCTCCAGGAGGCTCGACAGGCAGCTTTGTCACCCAAGCAAAACCTCCCATTTTGGCTGAAACTCCCTATTAAGATGGGGTCCTTACCCAAAACAGGAAGGCTTGTTGGTAGGAAGACCGAGCGATCCATGAGCTTTGGATGTCTAGGGTATGGAGTCTGA
- the wee2 gene encoding wee1-like protein kinase 2 isoform X2, protein MAALFDEISQQLDFSSCGEEGSSSDNSSDDCTSSIRSPRIHSPSSACRTPRVQRHRSRNSTLSPLQCTSPIPYASWRKLRLCDSPSTPKSLLSKSSQPSSSSKIGGLQRTLRFASAAPNLIQAPFVNVNPFTPDTVRRNSEQQWRNHCRSEDNYGRRLKHSLTSSEEDDEAFLPPKRRAVQAFMLSRYESEFLELECIGVGEFGAVYKCVKRLDGCLYAIKRSRRPLAGSANEQLALKEVYAHAVLGHHPHVVRYYSAWAEDDHMIIQNEYCDGGSLSDVIVKKTVQGELFSEAELKDLLLQVSMGLKYIHSSGLVHLDIKPSNIFICQRPSTSAAGEGESEEEDDRSTSAGVIYKIGDLGHVTSTNSPQVEEGDSRFLASEVLQEDYRHLPKADIFALGLTILLAAGAPPLPQNGDEWHSLREGQLPKLPKELSPPFRGLLQLMLDPDLMKRPSARELCKHTVLREERTGRVAAQLQRELNVEKFRTAMLEKELQEARQAALSPKQNLPFWLKLPIKMGSLPKTGRLVGRKTERSMSFGCLGYGV, encoded by the exons ATGGCGGCGTTGTTTGACGAGATCAGCCAGCAGCTGGACTTCTCTAGCTGTGGAGAGGAGGGGAGCAGCAGTGACAACAGCTCTGATGACTGCACCTCCAGCATCCGAAGTCCCAGGATCCACAGTCCCAGCTCTGCGTGCAGGACGCCCAGGGTGCAACGCCACCGCAGCAGAAACAGCACCTTATCCCCTTTACAGTGCACCAGCCCCATACCTTACGCTTCCTGGAGGAAACTGAGGCTCTGTGACTCTCCCAGCACACCCAAG AGCCTATTATCAAAGTCGTCCCAACCTTCCTCCAGCAGTAAGATAGGCGGCCTTCAGAGGACCCTGCGTTTCGCCTCAGCCGCTCCTAACCTCATCCAGGCACCTTTTGTCAATGTGAATCCTTTCACCCCTGACACAGTCCGCAGGAACAGCGAGCAGCAGTGGAGGAACCATTGTAGAAGTGAGGATAATTATGGGCGCAG GTTGAAACACAGCCTAACGTCATCTGAGGAGGATGATGAAGCTTTTCTCCCACCAAAG AGGCGAGCTGTCCAAGCCTTCATGCTGTCACGCTATGAGAGTGAGTTCCTGGAGCTGGAGTGCATCGGCGTAGGCGAGTTTGGTGCCGTTTACAAGTGTGTGAAGAGGCTGGATGGTTGCTTGTACGCCATAAAACGCTCTCGCCGACCCCTGGCAGGCTCTGCCAACGA GCAGCTGGCCCTAAAAGAAGTGTATGCGCATGCTGTTCTTGGGCACCACCCACATGTCGTACGCTATTATTCAGCATGGGCAGAGGATGATCACATGATTATTCAGAATGAATACTGTGATG GTGGGAGTCTCAGTGATGTGATTGTGAAGAAGACAGTGCAGGGTGAGCTGTTTTCAGAGGCAGAGTTGAAAGATTTGCTCTTACAAGTGTCTATGGGGCTAAAGTACATCCACAGCTCAGGCCTCGTCCACCTGGACATCAAACCAA GCAATATATTCATTTGCCAGCGTCCCAGCACAAGTGCAGCAGGAGAAGGGGAGAGCGAGGAGGAAGATGACCGGAGCACATCAGCAGGAGTCATATACAAAATTG GGGATCTGGGTCATGTGACCTCAACCAACAGTCCTCAAGTTGAGGAAGGGGACAGCCGCTTTCTGGCCAGTGAGGTCCTGCAAGAG GATTACAGGCACCTGCCCAAGGCAGACATCTTTGCTCTGGGCCTCACCATTCTGCTGGCAGCCGGTGCTCCTCCACTGCCTCAAAATGGAGATGAGTGGCACAGCCTTAGAGAGGGGCAGCTCCCCAAACTGCCAAAGGAGCTGTCGCCTCCCTTCAGAGGCCTACTTCAG TTGATGCTGGATCCAGACCTGATGAAGCGGCCATCTGCCAGGGAGCTTTGCAAGCACACGGTCTTGAGGGAGGAGAGGACTGGGAGGGTGGCCGCTCAGCTACAAAGAGAGCTCAATGTAGAGAAGTTCAGGACAGCCATGCTTGAAAA AGAGCTCCAGGAGGCTCGACAGGCAGCTTTGTCACCCAAGCAAAACCTCCCATTTTGGCTGAAACTCCCTATTAAGATGGGGTCCTTACCCAAAACAGGAAGGCTTGTTGGTAGGAAGACCGAGCGATCCATGAGCTTTGGATGTCTAGGGTATGGAGTCTGA
- the dennd11 gene encoding DENN domain-containing protein 11 translates to MVKQSDRAPLLDWEEIPPPYPNQAAPLPPPREEDAAAGKSWQPAGRRPPTGTAAGTGRCTAATTTCSPTTKKSVTAVVASRNGSPGRPRSELSGHRWDPPEPLGTDRNAPFRGLSVRDQWEEKDQIVAVFVVTFDTRSGNMVEWCLPHDINLDGVEFKSIASGSHRIANDFIYFRKGSYFGLACFANLPVESELERGARMKSVGILSPSYTLLYRYMHFLENQVRHQLQCPGQYSPLEAFYEDKKAILPPAGNGLVTACPTWSVTTINRCMHPEMKITHPAGCMSQFIQFFGEHIMVLWKFALLRKRILIFSPPPVGVVCYRVYCCCCLANVSLPGIGVSVPELRPFFYINVADITALETEMSFVACTTEKIFEVKKELYDVYIDNQNVKTHRSHLQPLLRLNAADKEKYRKLSEQRQMLLYSQEVDGDCTSNEEDLFILFFMELNNRIFQTLSDVAASTDPTLTAEHVRAMGLDPQGDRSFLVDLLEVYGIDVTLVVDNLCCP, encoded by the exons ATGGTGAAGCAGTCGGACCGAGCCCCGCTGCTGGACTGGGAGGAGATCCCACCACCGTATCCGAACCAGGCGGCCCCGCTACCGCCGCCGAGGGAGGAGGACGCAGCGGcggggaaaagttggcagccagCCGGGCGGCGTCCACCGACAGGGACCGCGGCCGGTACTGGGCGGTGCACCGCGGCCACCACTACCTGCAGCCCGACGACGAAGAAGAGTGTAACAGCTGTTGTCGCCAGCAGGAACGGAAGCCCGGGCCGTCCGCGATCAGAGCTCTCCGGGCACAGGTGGGATCCCCCGGAGCCTCTCGGTACAGATCGAAACGCTCCCTTCCGCGGCCTCTCGGTGAGGGATCAGTGGGAGGAAAAAGACCAGATCGTGGCTGTGTTTGTGGTTACCTTTGATACAAGATCAG ggAATATGGTAGAGTGGTGCCTGCCTCATGACATCAACCTAGACGGAGTTGAATTCAAGTCAATTGCCAGCGGTTCCCATCGGATTGCCAACGACTTTAT ATATTTCCGTAAAGGCTCCTACTTTGGGCTGGCTTGTTTTGCTAACCTGCCTGTGGAGAGTGAGCTGGAGCGAGGAGCCAGGATGAAGTCCGTGGGAATTCTGTCTCCCTCCTACACTCTGCTTTACCGCTACATGCACTTCTTGGAGAACCAAGTCAG ACACCAGTTACAGTGTCCGGGCCAGTACTCTCCACTGGAGGCCTTCTATGAGGATAAGAAGGCCATCCTTCCCCCTGCAGGAAATGGTCTGGTCACTGCTTGCCCAACCTGGAGTGTGACCACCATCAACCGCTGTATGCACCCAGAAATGAAG ATCACCCACCCAGCTGGCTGCATGTCCCAATTCATCCAGTTTTTCGGGGAGCACATAATGGTGCTGTGGAAGTTTGCATTGCTGAGGAAGCGGATCCTCATCTTCTCCCCTCCACCTGTAGGTGTGGTCTGCTACAGGG TGTATTGCTGTTGCTGCCTGGCCAATGTCTCTTTACCTGGAATTGGGGTCTCTGTGCCTGAATTACGGCCCTTTTTCTACATCAACGTAGCCGACATCACTGCCCTGGAAACAGAGATGTCATTCGTGGCCT gCACAACAGAGAAGATTTTTGAGGTGAaaaaggagctgtatgacgtctACATTGATAACCAGAATGTGAAAACGCACAGAAGCCATTTGCAGCCGCTGCTCCGACTGAATGCAGCAGATAAGGAGAAGTACAGGAAACTGAGTGAACAGAG GCAAATGTTGCTGTACTCTCAGGAGGTGGATGGAGACTGCACGTCAAACGAAGAGGATCTTTTCATTCT GTTCTTCATGGAGTTGAATAACCGCATCTTCCAGACCCTGTCAGATGTAGCAGCGAGCACCGACCCTACCCTCACCGCTGAACACGTGAGGGCCATGGGGCTGGATCCCCAGGGTGACCGCTCCTTCTTGGTCGACCTGCTGGAGGTTTACGGTATTGACGTCACGCTGGTCGTAGACAACCTCTGCTGCCCCTGA
- the agk gene encoding acylglycerol kinase, mitochondrial isoform X2, with protein MARVVKGFRTLRNHWKKSTFAVCVLSYGGYWLYGKHCDNVLRREACLVAREFGRQQIAPQERLRKATVILNPAACSGKANNLFEKNAVPILHLAGVEITIVKTDYEGQAKKLTELMEQTDMLIVAGGDGTLQEVVTGLLRRPDQDTVCNTPIGFIPLGSHNSLSPSLHLLSDNKVKDITSATLSILKGETVPLDVLQIKGEKEQPVFALMGLRWGTFRDVAATISKYWYLGPLKTKAAHWFSTLREWPLVRDVSVSYLDPSLRPPDLPSQKPPRPNLLYRIIRRLKNRWNPPVEEPPKVEEPEQWKEEQLSTLELFIQTHNKNPVERRINDSLMICAEPDNLTVGEYITVGNKKEEDPTVFTKDSTKLEASACRLQLPEVTAGFYNIDNEEYEAMPVEIRLLPRKLRFFISAERREQLLSQVQ; from the exons ATGGCTCGCGTCGTGAAAGGGTTTCGGACTCTGCGGAATCACTGGAAGAAGTCCACATTTGCTGTGTGCGTCCTGTCTTACGGGGGATACTGGCTGTACGGTAAACACTG TGACAATGTTTTGCGGAGGGAGGCTTGTCTAGTGGCCCGG GAATTTGGACGTCAACAAATAGCACCACAGGAGCGTCTGAGGAAAGCAACAGTGATCTTGAACCCTGCAGCGTGTAGTGG GAAAGCCAACAACCTGTTTGAAAAGAATGCTGTTCCTATTTTACACCTGGCTGGTGTGGAAATTACAATAGTAAAG ACAGATTATGAGGGCCAGGCAAAAAAACTAACAGAGCTCATGGAACAGACAGACATGCTGATCGTGGCCGGAGGGGATGGCACCTTGCAGGAAGTCGTCACAGGTTTACTGCGAAGGCCAGATCAA GACACAGTCTGTAACACACCGATTGGATTCATTCCACTGGGCTCTCACAACTCCCTGAGTCCAAGTCTTCACCTCCTCAGTGACAACAAGGTCAA AGACATTACATCAGCAACACTGTCCATTCTGAAGGGAGAAACTGTACCTCTGGATGTGCTACAAATCAAA gGGGAAAAGGAGCAGCCAGTATTTGCGCTGATGGGACTACGTTGGGGGACTTTTAGAGACGTGGCTGCAACAATTAGCAA ATATTGGTACCTTGGACCACTGAAGACAAAGGCAGCACATTGGTTTAGTACTCTACGG GAGTGGCCCCTGGTCCGGGACGTCTCAGTGTCCTACCTGGATCCCAGCCTCCGGCCCCCTGACCTGCCATCTCAGAAGCCCCCCCGACCCAACCTGCTCTACCGCATCATCCGCCGGCTGAAGAACCGCTGGAACCCTCCTGTCGAAG aGCCTCCAAAAGTGGAAGAACCAGAGCAGTGGAAGGAGGAGCAGCTGTCAACGTTGGAGCTGTTtattcaaacacacaacaagaacCCAGTCGAGAGG CGCATAAATGACTCCCTGATGATCTGTGCTGAACCGGACAACTTGACTGTGGGCGAGTACATCACAGTCGG aaataaaaaagaagaggacCCCACTGTGTTCACTAAAGACTCCACAAAACTGGAAGCCAGTGCTTGCCGGCTGCAGCTGCCAGAGGTCA CCGCTGGCTTCTACAACATCGACAACGAGGAGTATGAAGCCATGCCTGTAGAGATAAGGCTGCTGCCAAGAAAACTCCGCTTCTTCATCAGTGCAGAACGCAGAGAGCAGCTCCTCTCACAGGTGCAGTGA
- the agk gene encoding acylglycerol kinase, mitochondrial isoform X1 — protein MARVVKGFRTLRNHWKKSTFAVCVLSYGGYWLYGKHCDNVLRREACLVAREFGRQQIAPQERLRKATVILNPAACSGKANNLFEKNAVPILHLAGVEITIVKTDYEGQAKKLTELMEQTDMLIVAGGDGTLQEVVTGLLRRPDQDTVCNTPIGFIPLGSHNSLSPSLHLLSDNKVKDITSATLSILKGETVPLDVLQIKGEKEQPVFALMGLRWGTFRDVAATISKYWYLGPLKTKAAHWFSTLREWPLVRDVSVSYLDPSLRPPDLPSQKPPRPNLLYRIIRRLKNRWNPPVEEPPKVEEPEQWKEEQLSTLELFIQTHNKNPVERRINDSLMICAEPDNLTVGEYITVGNKKEEDPTVFTKDSTKLEASACRLQLPESAAGFYNIDNEEYEAMPVEIRLLPRKLRFFISAERREQLLSQVQ, from the exons ATGGCTCGCGTCGTGAAAGGGTTTCGGACTCTGCGGAATCACTGGAAGAAGTCCACATTTGCTGTGTGCGTCCTGTCTTACGGGGGATACTGGCTGTACGGTAAACACTG TGACAATGTTTTGCGGAGGGAGGCTTGTCTAGTGGCCCGG GAATTTGGACGTCAACAAATAGCACCACAGGAGCGTCTGAGGAAAGCAACAGTGATCTTGAACCCTGCAGCGTGTAGTGG GAAAGCCAACAACCTGTTTGAAAAGAATGCTGTTCCTATTTTACACCTGGCTGGTGTGGAAATTACAATAGTAAAG ACAGATTATGAGGGCCAGGCAAAAAAACTAACAGAGCTCATGGAACAGACAGACATGCTGATCGTGGCCGGAGGGGATGGCACCTTGCAGGAAGTCGTCACAGGTTTACTGCGAAGGCCAGATCAA GACACAGTCTGTAACACACCGATTGGATTCATTCCACTGGGCTCTCACAACTCCCTGAGTCCAAGTCTTCACCTCCTCAGTGACAACAAGGTCAA AGACATTACATCAGCAACACTGTCCATTCTGAAGGGAGAAACTGTACCTCTGGATGTGCTACAAATCAAA gGGGAAAAGGAGCAGCCAGTATTTGCGCTGATGGGACTACGTTGGGGGACTTTTAGAGACGTGGCTGCAACAATTAGCAA ATATTGGTACCTTGGACCACTGAAGACAAAGGCAGCACATTGGTTTAGTACTCTACGG GAGTGGCCCCTGGTCCGGGACGTCTCAGTGTCCTACCTGGATCCCAGCCTCCGGCCCCCTGACCTGCCATCTCAGAAGCCCCCCCGACCCAACCTGCTCTACCGCATCATCCGCCGGCTGAAGAACCGCTGGAACCCTCCTGTCGAAG aGCCTCCAAAAGTGGAAGAACCAGAGCAGTGGAAGGAGGAGCAGCTGTCAACGTTGGAGCTGTTtattcaaacacacaacaagaacCCAGTCGAGAGG CGCATAAATGACTCCCTGATGATCTGTGCTGAACCGGACAACTTGACTGTGGGCGAGTACATCACAGTCGG aaataaaaaagaagaggacCCCACTGTGTTCACTAAAGACTCCACAAAACTGGAAGCCAGTGCTTGCCGGCTGCAGCTGCCAGAG AGTGCCGCTGGCTTCTACAACATCGACAACGAGGAGTATGAAGCCATGCCTGTAGAGATAAGGCTGCTGCCAAGAAAACTCCGCTTCTTCATCAGTGCAGAACGCAGAGAGCAGCTCCTCTCACAGGTGCAGTGA